A window of the Cetobacterium sp. ZOR0034 genome harbors these coding sequences:
- a CDS encoding aromatic acid exporter family protein — MGKEYDETLNKSLRISVSVFWCVFLLKVLLNANPFYAAIAAVSCLQGTVKDSVKVGIERVIGTIFGGLMGLLAIYFITTEASDFKGSIIMALSMVIIIFGCTYVLKKPSSNTIACIVFLGIATNMEGRDPYFWAGKRILTTIVGVIIALTCNWILNGEYKYLERYKDRYKKSRM; from the coding sequence ATGGGAAAAGAATACGATGAAACCTTAAATAAGAGTTTGAGAATATCTGTTTCAGTTTTCTGGTGTGTTTTTTTACTAAAAGTTTTATTGAATGCAAATCCATTTTATGCTGCTATAGCAGCAGTATCTTGCTTGCAAGGAACTGTTAAAGATTCTGTAAAAGTAGGTATAGAAAGAGTAATTGGAACAATATTTGGAGGGCTAATGGGACTATTAGCCATCTATTTTATAACTACAGAAGCAAGTGATTTTAAAGGAAGCATTATTATGGCTCTTTCGATGGTTATAATTATATTTGGATGTACTTATGTATTAAAGAAACCATCGTCTAATACAATAGCTTGTATTGTTTTCTTAGGAATAGCAACAAATATGGAGGGGCGTGATCCTTACTTTTGGGCTGGAAAAAGAATTTTAACAACAATAGTTGGAGTTATAATAGCTTTAACTTGTAACTGGATATTAAATGGAGAGTACAAGTATTTAGAGAGATATAAAGATAGGTATAAAAAAAGTAGGATGTAA
- a CDS encoding 4Fe-4S dicluster domain-containing protein gives MTDKKMVDIYILGKRYSVPNTLTIMESMEYAGYQLKRGCGCRSGFCGACATVYRVKGNKEMKVVLACQSKVEDDMYLTQIPFFPGDKGSYDINELDATADSIAKYYPEIYKCIGCNSCTKGCSQSLEVMQYIGYAQRGELEKCAHASFDCVSCGICATRCPAGITHYNVGLLARRLTGKYIAAETTHLNDRVKEIEAGEHNLALEELMKKDISELKDLYNNRDITK, from the coding sequence GTGACAGATAAAAAAATGGTAGATATATATATATTAGGTAAGAGATACTCTGTTCCTAATACATTAACAATAATGGAATCTATGGAGTATGCTGGATATCAACTTAAAAGAGGGTGTGGATGTAGATCAGGATTCTGTGGAGCGTGTGCAACTGTTTATAGAGTAAAGGGAAACAAAGAGATGAAAGTTGTTTTAGCTTGCCAAAGTAAGGTTGAAGACGATATGTACTTAACTCAGATTCCATTTTTCCCAGGGGATAAGGGAAGTTATGATATAAATGAGTTAGATGCAACAGCAGATTCGATAGCTAAATACTATCCAGAGATATACAAGTGTATAGGATGTAACTCTTGTACAAAAGGATGCTCTCAAAGCTTAGAGGTAATGCAGTATATTGGATACGCTCAAAGAGGAGAGTTAGAGAAGTGTGCTCATGCATCATTTGACTGTGTATCTTGTGGAATTTGTGCAACAAGATGTCCAGCTGGGATAACTCACTATAATGTAGGACTACTAGCTCGTAGATTGACAGGTAAATATATTGCAGCTGAAACAACTCACTTAAATGATAGAGTGAAAGAGATTGAAGCTGGAGAGCATAATTTAGCTTTAGAAGAGTTAATGAAAAAGGATATATCAGAATTAAAAGATCTATATAATAATAGAGACATAACAAAATAG
- a CDS encoding FAD-dependent oxidoreductase, protein MYTPEMRELIKKVEATRAERIAQGDYPRMTADEKTEVLRENHPDYIESGFVQIKVGKNKGEKVPNELGALLHGKSRLENIEIDLNKVDYEADVLIIGGGGAGAAAALEAHKAGAKVIITTKLRFGDANTMMAEGGIQAADKPDDSPAKHYLDVMGGGHYSNVPELAAALVKDAPLAIKWLDDLGVMFDKEIDGTMVTTHGGGTSRKRMHAAADYSGAEIMRVLRDEVQNKEIEVLEFSPAVELILDTDGKVAGAVLYNIETEEYHVAKAKAVILATGGAGRLHYQGFPTSNHYGATADGLVLGYRAGARLAFADTIQYHPTGVAFPAQIFGALVTEKVRSLGATPLNIDGEQFVYHLETRDVEASAIIRECNKVGKGIEAPNGVKGVWLDTPLIEILNGPGTIEKRVPAMMRMYQKFGIDMRKEPILIYPTLHYQNGGLLIKEDGSTEIENLYVAGEAAGGIHGRNRLMGNSLLDIIVFGRRAGASAGEVSKSIELKDLTLSHVNSYHEMLKSENLEEAKASPMLLPHYTHRGK, encoded by the coding sequence ATGTATACACCAGAGATGAGGGAGCTAATAAAAAAAGTTGAAGCGACACGTGCTGAAAGAATAGCTCAAGGGGATTACCCAAGAATGACAGCGGATGAGAAAACAGAGGTTTTAAGAGAGAATCATCCGGATTATATAGAATCTGGATTTGTTCAAATAAAAGTAGGAAAAAATAAAGGAGAGAAAGTACCTAACGAGTTAGGAGCTTTACTTCATGGAAAAAGTAGATTAGAAAATATAGAGATAGATTTAAATAAAGTTGATTATGAAGCTGATGTTTTAATCATAGGAGGGGGAGGAGCTGGAGCCGCTGCTGCCTTAGAAGCTCACAAAGCTGGAGCAAAAGTAATAATCACAACAAAATTACGTTTTGGTGATGCTAATACTATGATGGCAGAGGGTGGAATTCAAGCAGCAGATAAACCTGATGATTCACCAGCAAAGCACTATTTAGATGTTATGGGTGGAGGTCACTATTCAAATGTTCCCGAGTTAGCAGCAGCTTTAGTAAAAGATGCTCCTTTAGCTATAAAATGGTTAGATGATTTAGGAGTTATGTTTGATAAAGAGATTGATGGAACTATGGTTACAACTCATGGTGGAGGAACATCAAGAAAAAGAATGCATGCGGCAGCAGATTATTCTGGAGCTGAAATAATGCGTGTTCTTAGAGATGAAGTTCAAAATAAAGAGATTGAAGTACTAGAATTCTCACCAGCAGTAGAACTGATTTTAGATACAGATGGAAAAGTTGCAGGAGCAGTTTTATACAATATAGAAACTGAAGAGTACCATGTAGCAAAAGCTAAAGCGGTTATATTAGCAACAGGTGGAGCAGGAAGACTTCATTATCAAGGGTTCCCAACATCCAATCACTATGGAGCAACAGCTGATGGATTAGTTTTAGGATATAGAGCTGGAGCTAGATTAGCATTTGCTGATACAATTCAGTATCATCCAACAGGAGTTGCATTCCCAGCACAAATATTTGGAGCACTAGTAACAGAGAAAGTTCGTAGTTTAGGAGCTACACCTTTAAATATTGATGGAGAACAGTTTGTATATCACCTAGAAACAAGAGACGTTGAAGCATCAGCTATCATTAGAGAGTGTAACAAAGTTGGTAAAGGAATAGAAGCTCCAAATGGAGTGAAAGGTGTTTGGTTAGATACTCCACTGATAGAGATTTTAAATGGGCCTGGAACTATAGAGAAAAGAGTTCCTGCAATGATGAGAATGTATCAGAAGTTTGGAATTGATATGAGAAAAGAACCAATTTTAATCTATCCAACTTTACATTATCAAAATGGAGGGTTACTAATTAAAGAGGATGGATCAACAGAGATTGAAAATCTTTATGTAGCGGGAGAAGCAGCAGGAGGAATTCACGGTAGAAATAGACTTATGGGTAACTCACTTTTAGATATAATCGTATTTGGAAGAAGAGCTGGAGCATCTGCAGGAGAAGTTTCTAAGAGTATAGAATTAAAAGACTTAACATTAAGTCATGTAAATTCATACCATGAGATGTTGAAATCTGAAAATTTAGAAGAGGCTAAGGCATCACCGATGTTATTACCTCATTATACACATAGAGGGAAGTAG
- a CDS encoding 4Fe-4S dicluster domain-containing protein, translating to MKKLFKNNLDNLWKKIDEEYNLFLPKMDKGTLKFKNFHEDGEVDLKTLKTAVPLKNFVFPQSETYLKFKTENKKIKFSVESVSEDRYVIFGARPCDIKSLEILDNIFLREPVDTYYKAHRDRGIVISLACNNIESSCFCEVFGVEPAGVLKSTDVALVDCGDFYYWNEVSENGKRLTELLKDILEDVKSEDEILYNEAKERITKMSAENTLNNLEIDKIGDLKEVFENEKVWKDLARRCLACGSCTYVCPTCHCYDVKDYAGNNGGERFRCWDSCMYSDFTLMAHGNPRTTQMQRVRQRFMHKLVYYPANHDGVYSCVGCGRCIEKCPVHLDIVKVIKKLVVNK from the coding sequence ATGAAAAAATTATTTAAAAATAATTTAGATAATCTTTGGAAAAAAATAGATGAAGAGTATAATCTATTCCTTCCTAAAATGGATAAAGGAACTTTAAAGTTTAAAAATTTTCATGAAGATGGAGAGGTAGATTTAAAAACTTTAAAAACAGCAGTTCCTTTAAAAAACTTTGTATTTCCTCAAAGTGAAACTTATTTAAAATTTAAAACAGAGAATAAAAAGATAAAATTCAGTGTTGAAAGTGTATCAGAGGATAGATATGTAATTTTTGGAGCAAGACCTTGTGATATAAAATCATTAGAAATTTTAGATAATATATTTTTAAGAGAACCAGTAGATACTTATTATAAGGCTCATAGAGATAGAGGTATTGTTATATCTTTAGCTTGTAACAACATCGAAAGTAGTTGTTTTTGCGAAGTTTTTGGAGTAGAGCCAGCAGGAGTTTTAAAATCTACAGATGTGGCCCTAGTTGATTGTGGGGATTTCTATTATTGGAATGAAGTTAGTGAAAATGGTAAGAGATTAACTGAGTTACTTAAAGATATTTTAGAAGATGTAAAATCAGAAGATGAAATTTTATATAATGAAGCAAAAGAGAGAATTACAAAAATGTCTGCAGAAAATACCTTAAATAATTTAGAAATTGATAAAATTGGAGATTTAAAAGAGGTATTTGAAAATGAAAAAGTTTGGAAAGATTTAGCAAGAAGATGTTTAGCTTGTGGGTCTTGTACTTATGTTTGTCCAACTTGTCACTGTTATGATGTAAAAGATTATGCTGGAAATAATGGTGGAGAGAGATTTAGATGTTGGGATTCGTGTATGTATTCAGATTTTACACTGATGGCTCATGGAAATCCTAGAACAACTCAGATGCAAAGAGTAAGACAAAGATTTATGCATAAGTTAGTTTATTATCCAGCTAATCATGATGGCGTATACTCATGTGTTGGATGTGGAAGATGTATAGAGAAATGTCCTGTGCATTTAGATATAGTAAAAGTAATAAAAAAATTGGTGGTGAATAAATAA
- a CDS encoding FAD/NAD(P)-binding protein: MACTCHEKDPLVPQLAKLEFVRRDTPDVTTFRIVSKDGKAPFEFMPGQCAMISVPPLGEAIFSITSSPTEEGYIECSIKKCGVVTDYLHTLEAGDEIGIRGPYGNNFPVELLKGKDLLFIGGGIGLAPLRSVINYVMDKRDEFGKVDIVYGARTPEDLVHPKDIFGVWPNSKDTDVHLTVDREAENWNGHVGFVPSYIKELGFDTNKVALVCGPPIMIKYVLQGLEEIGFKKEQVYTTLELKMKCGFGKCGRCNIGDKYVCKDGPVFRCDEITELPDEY, from the coding sequence ATGGCTTGTACATGTCATGAGAAGGATCCTTTGGTTCCACAGTTAGCAAAGTTAGAGTTTGTAAGAAGAGATACTCCAGATGTAACAACATTTAGAATAGTATCAAAGGATGGTAAAGCACCATTTGAATTTATGCCAGGACAATGTGCTATGATATCTGTTCCTCCATTGGGAGAAGCTATATTTTCAATAACTTCATCACCAACGGAAGAGGGATATATAGAGTGCAGTATAAAAAAATGTGGAGTAGTAACAGACTACTTACATACACTAGAAGCTGGAGATGAAATAGGAATAAGAGGACCTTATGGAAATAACTTCCCAGTAGAACTTTTAAAAGGAAAGGACCTTTTATTTATTGGTGGAGGAATCGGATTAGCTCCTTTAAGATCGGTTATAAACTATGTTATGGATAAAAGAGATGAGTTTGGAAAAGTTGATATAGTTTACGGAGCAAGAACTCCAGAAGATTTAGTTCATCCAAAAGATATATTTGGAGTTTGGCCTAATTCAAAAGATACAGATGTACATTTGACAGTAGATAGAGAAGCTGAAAACTGGAATGGTCATGTTGGGTTTGTACCTAGTTATATAAAAGAATTAGGGTTTGATACAAACAAAGTTGCTTTAGTTTGTGGGCCACCAATTATGATTAAATATGTTCTTCAAGGGTTGGAAGAGATTGGTTTTAAAAAAGAGCAGGTTTATACAACTTTAGAGTTAAAAATGAAGTGTGGTTTTGGAAAATGTGGTCGTTGTAATATCGGAGACAAATATGTTTGTAAAGATGGACCTGTATTCAGATGTGATGAGATAACAGAACTTCCAGATGAATATTAA
- a CDS encoding hydrogenase iron-sulfur subunit — translation MSLEINKNEEFKPLIVAFCCNWCSYAGADLAGTSRLNYPANVKIIRVPCSCRVNPNFVLRAFQKGADGVVMAGCHPGDCHYSTGNYYTRRRFSVFTNLLQFMGIEKERFKVDWISAAEANKFSTVMNDILEKVHTLGPNRKLRDTRWER, via the coding sequence ATGTCTTTAGAAATAAATAAGAACGAAGAGTTCAAACCACTAATCGTTGCATTTTGTTGTAACTGGTGTAGTTATGCAGGAGCGGACTTAGCGGGAACAAGTAGATTAAATTACCCAGCAAATGTAAAGATAATTCGTGTTCCTTGCTCATGTAGAGTTAATCCTAACTTTGTACTTCGTGCATTCCAAAAAGGAGCTGATGGAGTTGTAATGGCAGGATGTCATCCAGGAGATTGTCACTACTCTACAGGAAACTATTATACAAGAAGACGTTTCTCAGTATTTACAAATCTTTTACAATTTATGGGAATAGAGAAAGAACGTTTTAAAGTTGATTGGATATCAGCAGCTGAAGCAAATAAGTTTTCTACAGTTATGAATGATATTTTAGAAAAAGTTCATACACTAGGACCTAATAGAAAGTTGAGGGATACGAGATGGGAAAGATAG
- a CDS encoding 4Fe-4S dicluster domain-containing protein, with protein sequence MGKIEMILKAKEDFISKKIDMIIGWKKEDDSIESIPAFIDEESELDTLIFDEYCVNNLAKYLIEETHNGKKVGVFLKKCDRKGFDQIIMDNRLSKENVVVYEVACDGMKDFVTGEGFKKCETCLNENLDKYAEVKEIENMSYDERYEYWMGELSKCIRCNACRNICPACNCETCVFENKDEDVLGKANNESETGFYQIIRAYHVAGRCSDCGECERICPVGIPLGKINRKIIKDLEELYGAEEDSLSNFDIEDKDSFSDKKGGK encoded by the coding sequence ATGGGAAAGATAGAGATGATATTAAAAGCAAAAGAGGATTTTATATCAAAAAAAATTGATATGATAATTGGATGGAAAAAAGAGGATGATTCAATAGAGTCAATACCGGCATTTATAGATGAAGAGTCAGAACTAGATACACTGATTTTTGATGAATATTGTGTAAATAATTTAGCAAAATATTTAATAGAAGAGACTCATAACGGAAAAAAAGTAGGAGTTTTCTTAAAAAAATGTGATAGAAAAGGTTTTGATCAAATTATAATGGATAATAGATTATCAAAAGAAAACGTTGTAGTTTATGAAGTTGCCTGCGATGGAATGAAAGATTTTGTTACAGGAGAGGGATTTAAAAAGTGTGAAACTTGTTTAAATGAAAATTTAGATAAGTATGCTGAAGTAAAAGAGATTGAAAATATGAGTTATGATGAAAGATATGAGTACTGGATGGGAGAGTTATCAAAGTGTATTAGATGTAACGCTTGTAGAAATATCTGTCCTGCTTGTAACTGTGAAACTTGTGTTTTTGAAAATAAAGATGAGGATGTTTTAGGAAAAGCAAACAATGAAAGTGAAACAGGATTTTATCAGATTATAAGAGCTTATCACGTAGCTGGGCGTTGCTCGGATTGTGGAGAGTGTGAAAGAATTTGTCCTGTAGGAATTCCTTTAGGAAAAATAAATAGAAAGATTATAAAAGATTTAGAGGAGCTTTATGGAGCTGAAGAGGATAGTCTTTCAAACTTTGATATAGAGGATAAAGATAGTTTTTCAGATAAAAAAGGAGGGAAGTAA